From Granulicella arctica:
AAGCAACGTTGCGCCAATCGAGTTCCCTGCGGGGGTCGGCGAATCCTGCAGCGGCTTCCGCCGGGTCGCAAGCGCACCCCGCCGAAGCTCTCCGTCGGCTATGGCTTCCGTATCAAAAAATGCTCCGCCCACTGGATCGTAGAAGCGTGAAACTGCGCTCTCCGCAATCGCCGCCGAGGCATCGTAGTAGCGGATCTCGCCCGTAGCTTCCCAAGCGTCAAGCGCTGCGTTGCCGAGAAACACATAGTCCTCGAGCACACCCGCAACCCGCGTCCCCGGCTCCGTACCCTCACCATACGCGACCACGTGCGCCAGCTCACCTTGCGCGCTCCAGGCCTCGCGCAGCACCCGGTCCAGCGACTTCAATGCAAACTCTGTTGCACCACGCAACTCGAACACACGTCCCGCAGCCAGGTACGCCGAGATTAGCATCGCATTCCATCCCGTATAGACGGTCTTGTCGATGTAAGGCGTTTTTCGCTCCAGCCGCGCCGCGTAGAGCTTCTTACGCGCAGAGATCAGCAGATCCTTCGCCGTCTCCAACTCATACGAGGCGGGCCTATTCTTGGCCTCCGGGATGGCGCTGAGCGACTGCGTAATATGCAGCACGTTCTTCGCCGGATTGTGGTGCATATCCCCGACCTCGCGGATGTTGTAAAACGGCCCAGCAATGGCCAGCTCATCCGCAGTCAGCACCGCTGCCGCCTCATCCAGGGTCCAGGTAAAGTAGTCGCCATCATCGTCAAGAGAAAGGTCCGCATCCTGCGACGCATAGAACCCGCCTCGCTCCCGGTCCGACAGCAATTCATCGACCCACCGGACGATCTCCCTCGCCACACGCGCGCTCTCCGGCTCCACAAAGGTCTGGTACGCATGGACGTAATTCTTCAACAACTCGCTGTTGTCGTAGGCCATCTTCTCGAAGTGCGGCACGACCCAATGCTCATCGACCGAGTAGCGATGGAAGCCACCCGCCAACTGGTCATAGATGCCGCCACGCGACATCTTCTCGAGCGTCACCAAAGCCGCCCGCTGAGCCGTCTCAGCAATCTCTCCCGGCCTCGACGCCACATCCAGCAGCAGGTCCACCGCGCCCGAGTGAGGAAACTTCGGCTGCGATCCAAACCCGCCGTTCCGCGGATCAAACTGTTGCAACGCCGACGCGACCAGCTTCGCCACCAGCTCCGGTCCAGGATTCTCCGCTCGCCCCGAGAACGATTCATTCTGCTCGATCGCACTCATCACACTGCCCGCTGACTCGTTCACCTCATCCCGCTTCTTCTCGAACGCCTCAGCCATCGTGAACAGCACTCGCCGAAACCCCGGCCGCCCGTGCCGATCATCCGGCGGAAAATAAGTTCCACCAAAGAAGGGCAAGCCATCAGGTGTAAGAAACGCGGTAAGCGGCCATCCGCCCTGCCCACTGATTGACGACACCGCCGCCTGGTAACGCGTATCTACGTCAGGCCGCTCATCACGGTCCACCTTCACCGCAACAAAGAACTTATTAATCACCTCAGCAATGTCGGCGTTCTCGTACGACTCGCGATCCATCACATGGCACCAGTGACACCACACTGCACCGATATCCAACAGGATCGGTTTATCTTCGCGAATCGCCTGCTCGAAGGCCGCATCGCCCCATTCCTGCCATCGAACCGGCTGATGCATCGCAGACCGCAGATAGGCGGAAGCTGCAGTCGAAAGGGCGTTCAGATTCGTCGTGTCATGCGAATTACTCATAGGCTTAAAGTCTAGTCCAGTCTGGTCTACAAAAAGTAAGGCCCGGACCGAAGCCCGGGCCTTATCGTGATTACGTTGAACTACGGCTGTACAGGTGCCGGCGTCCCCGAGATCGGCTTCGGAGCCTCAGGCCCCTTCGGTGCCGTCAGGCCAGGAACAATCGGGGCGTTATCCACAACGCCGGTCGCTGCTCCCTGCAGGCTGATGCTGTACTTCTCCAACGTATTTGAAAGAAGCTGTAGCAGCGCCGCACGATCCTTCGCATACGCCGCAGTCGCAGAGATCAACGTGTTCTCCGCAATCGCAAGGTTACGTCCCTGCTGCAGCACATTCGCCGTCGTCGAAGCACCAAGCCGGTACTTCTTCTGTTCGGCATCGAGGCTCTGATTTGCAAATGTCTGACCAGCCTGAGCCGCCATCACCTGTGCACGGTCGTTCGTCAACGCATACTGCCCATTGATCACCTGGATACGAATCTGCGTGTAAAGCTGCTGCAGACGCATCTGCGACTGACGGTACTCCATCTGCGATCGAGCCTGGTCCGCCTGAGCCGCCCGGTTGCGAATCGGAATCGTCACATTGACACCAAAGCCCTTGTCTGGCGAAGTGCTGTTGAAGAGATTCTGAAACACATTGCCGTAGTTGATTGACGGAACCGGCGTGCTCGAGCCGCCAAAGATACCGGTGCTCAGATTCGGGTTCGGCGATCCACCAACCGCACTCGCACCGTAGAAGGCGTACGCGTCAACGATCGGCAGCAAGCCATTCTTCTCAGCTTTGATGGTGATTTCGTTGTTCTTCATGTTGAGAACAGCCTGCTCGATCTGCGGATTGTTCGTGTAAGCCACGCGAACGAGATCATCGACCGGCATATCTTCTTCGGGCAGACGGTCCAATCCAACACGATCCGTCGGAACAACCGGAGCACTCGCCAGCTGAGGATCGTTCAGATTGCGCGCAATCGCCTGCTTCATGATCAGCTGCTGATACTCAAGGTTCGTCTTCGAAGCGATCAGCGCCTGCTTGTCCGAAGCAACCGAGCTGTCCGAGTTCACCACGTCCAGCGGAGCCAGTGTGCCAATCTCAAGCTGCTTGCGATTATCCGCCGTCAGTTGCGTGGACTGCCCAAGCGCGCGTTCCTTAGCCTGCTCGTCCTCATACGCACTCACCAGGCCCCAATAGATGTTCTCAACCTGGTTGATCGTATACAGCACCTGCTGACGGAACGCTGAGTCCGTGATGCGGCGGTTATTCTTTGCCTGCAGGATGAAGCGACCGTTGATACCCGGTCCAAATCCCTGCAGAAGATGCTGTGTTGCCGTAGCTCGAAAGTTGGACTGCAGCAGCGGGCTGTAGCTCGTAAAGCCGCCGTTCGTCGTCTGTCGCGTGTTGTTGAAACCTACCTGCAGTTGCGTGCCAGTCAGAAATCCCTGGTTGTAAGCCACGTCGTAGGTCGAAGTGTTGTTGTTCAGTGTGTCCTGGCCGGTAGGAAGACCAGCTAGTACTGGGGTCGTTTGCACGGTCGACGCCGCTTCATAGCTTGCCGTACCCGTGAGCACAGGATCCAGAACCTCTGGCACCGGGCCTCCGCCATTCGTGCTCAGTACGAGACCATTAGCACCGGTACCCGCGCCGCCCGATGCACTCGACGTGCCGCCCGGACCACCACCACTCGTAATCGTGGTCGTAGAACCGCCAAGCGTACCCGCAACAATACCCGTCGAAACGCCGCGAAATGTCTGGCCAGCCTTGGTTCGCAGAATATCCGTATCCGCAATGTCGAGGTTGATGCGAGCAATCGCGATATCGAAGTTATTCTCAAGCGCAAGCAGGATCGCATCTGACAAGCTCAGGTAGATCTTGCCGTCGCGAAGCAGTCCATCAAGCCGAGGAGTGTTCGTCAGGCGCGGCAAGATAAAGTCATTTGCCGCATAGCGAAGTAAGGGGTTCTTAAAGAAGTTGCCACGCCCGCGCGTGTAATCTTTGCCTGTGTCGCGAAGGTAGAGTGGCTCAGTCAGCTTGGCCTGCGGAGCCTGCGGCAGACCCGGCTGTCCAGTTGTGTCATTCACAACCTGCTGCGGAGCCGCCGGTGCCGTCGGGCTCGTCTGTGTCTGCTGCGCTAGACCCTGCTGCGTGGCGCTCATCAATGTCAGCGCGATACACGCTACTGCCTGCAAATCTCGTAATCTCACGATGCGATCTCCAACCCTGCTGTCTGTTGCCGGATACTGACCAAAAGGCCAGCACATCCGGGTACTCTTCATCCGGCACAACTACCGCTGCAACACGGGCTACTCATCTCTGGCTATGTCAGTACCATCTAGACGCACCGGTTACCCGGAACGACTCTGAAAATCAAAAGCAACCCGCAAAGGCATCATGAAAGGCTCATACGCACAAACCCTCAGCTACGTTCCCGATATAGCATCAAAAAAAGGCATGATCCCCGTAGGCGCAGTATACCAACGTGATCCTCCATGTATCCTCCACCGTAACCTGCTTCACCGCTGAAATCATCATGCAGACCTGGAAAACGATCCTCACCTACGACGGCACACCCTTTCATGGATGGCAGATCCAGCCCGAGCTCACTACCGTACAGGGAACTCTGGCGAGCGCTATTCATCACATCACCGGCGAAAGTGTCCTTCCACAAGGCTCAGGCCGCACCGATACCGGCGTGCATGCCCTCGGTCAGGTCGCCACCTTTACGCTCGATTGCGCCATCCCCGCCGAGAATCTACACCGCGCCCTCAATCACGCTCTGCCGCAGAGCATCCGCGTCCTCGCCACCGAAGCCGTCGCCTCCGACTTCCACGCCCGCCACAGCGCCATAGGTAAATCGTACGAGTACCGCATCTATCCCAGCGGCATCGAAAAAGGACAGCCCGGGAAAATCTGCTCTCCCATGCTCGCTCCGTATGTATGGGATTGTCCTCTGGTCCTCAACCTCGCGCTCCTTCAAGAGGCCGCACACCACGTTCTTGGCACACACGACTTCACCTCCTTCGCCGCCGCTGATCCTGACCGCACCACCCGCCATGCCGCTGCAGCCGAGCTTCCTGTCCACGCCACTAATGTCCGTACACTCTCCTGCTCCTGCTGGCAGCAAAGCGACAGCCTCTATATCTACCGCGTCACAGGCTCCGGCTTTCTCCACCACATGGTCCGCAATCTCGTCGGCACCTTCGTGGACGTAGCATGTGGCCGCATCGCAGCCGACACCATCCCCTCAATCCTCGAAGCTCAGGACCGCTCTGCCGCCGGGCCAACCGCACCTGCACGAGGCCTCTTCCTCGTCAAAGTGGACTACTAATGCCCATCGCCTTCGGCTCTGCAGCCGCACAGTCCCGCATCGCGCGCCTTGCCGCGCTCACACCCGTTCATCGCGCCTTCCACTGGCTGCATCTCCATCAGCCGCAGCTCAAACAGTGGCAGATTGAGATGACAGCCATCCCTGCACCCCCCTTCGAAGAAAACATCCGGGCAGCCTGGTTCCTCGACCGATTCACCGCCCTTGGCCTCAATCACATTCACACCGACGGCATCGGCAACGCCCTCGCAGAGCTCCCCGCGCCTGACGCAGGCGAGTCCTCACCCTGCATCCTTATCTCCGCTCATCTCGATACCGTCTTCCCCCCCGGCACCTTATGCACCCCAACGGAGCATGAAGGACGCCTGCTCGCCCCGGGCATCTGCGACAACGCCGCTGGTCTCACCGGTCTCCTGGCTATCGCCGCATCCCTCCGCTACGCAAAGATCACGCCACCCCTCACCATCCTCTTCGCCGCAAATGTAGGCGAGGAAGGTCAAGGTGATCTCCGGGGCATGAAGCACCTCTTCGAAAACGGGGCCTACAAGGGACGAATCGTCTCGGCGATTGCCCTCGAGGGCAGCGGCACGAATGCGGTCGTCACCCGAGCCCTTGGCAGCCGCCGCTTTCGCCTCACCGTAGTCGGGCCCGGAGGCCACTCCTGGTCAGACGCCGGTACCCCAAATCCCATCCTCATCTTGGGCGAGGTCCTCAAAGCCTTCAGCGAGGTCGATCTTCCGGCAAATCCGCGCACAACCCTCAACACGGGCATGATCTCCGGCGGCACATCCATCAACTCGATCCCCGAATCGGCAAGCGCCCTCCTCGATCTCCGCTCGACCGATCCCTTGCAGTTGGAGACCATAGAAGCCCGGCTACGTCAGATCTGTGGCCGCTTCGATCCCCGCAAAGACGACACCCGCGAAGCCAGCGCCACTCCCGTAACCCTCGAAACCATCGGCGACCGCCCCGCCGGGGAGCTCCCCGACGACTCCCCGCTCCTCCAGACCATCCGCGCCGTGGACCGCCACCTCACCCTCCGCACCGAGCCCCGCATTGGCTCAACCGACGCCAACCTGCCCCTCGCCCTTGGCATTCCCGCCGTGGCCATCGGCGCGGGCGGTATCGGCGGCGGCATCCACACCCTGCAGGAGTGGTATGACCCCACCGGCCGCGAGATCGCCCTCCGCCGCATCCTTCTCACTCTCCTCGACACTGCCGAAGTCGCCTCCGCCGCCCGCCGCTGACATCATCTCTGCCCGTACCCTTGGTACACTCCACCTCGTGAACCTCTTCCGCACGACACTCCTCGCCGCATCCACTCTCGCTACCGCCGCCTTGCCCGCCCAGACTGTAGACACCATCTACTTTCACGGCACCATCCTTACCGGAGCCCACCTCCACAAGGACGATCCATCGGCGACCCCGCCCACCGTAACCGCGCTCGCCATCGCCTCCGGAAAGATCATAGCCACCGGCACCGACGTCGAGATCCTCAAGCTCAAAACGCCGCAGACAAAGCTTATCGACCTTCAAAACGCCTTCGCCATGCCCGGCTTCAACGATGCCCACACCCACATCGCCAACGCTGGCCAGCAAAAGCTCTCCGCCGACCTCATCGGCACCACCTCGCTAGCCGACATGCAGGCCCGCATCAAGGCCTACGCCGCCACCACCAAACCCGGCACATGGCTCCGTGGCGGCGGTTGGGACCACACCCTCTGGGCCTCGAAGACCCTTCCCACCCGCGCCGATCTCGATGCCGTCACCGCAGGGCACCCCGCCGTCTTCTACCGTGTCGACGGCCACATCGTCATCGCCAACACCGCCGCGCTCGCCGCCGCCAGCATCATTCCCTCGACCCCCGACCCCGAAGGCGGCAAGATCGACCGCGACGGAGAGGGCACCCCTACCGGCATCGTTCGCGAGATCCCCGCCATCACCCTCATCGAGCGCAAAATCCCCCCGCTCGATAACGACACACGCCGACGCGCACTCCAACTCTCCATCGCCGACGCCCTCGCCCACGGCGTCACCTCCGTACAGGACTTCTCCGAGTGGGACGACTTCCTCGTCCTCGAAGAACTCGAGCACGCCGGCAAACTCAAGCTCCGCGTCAGCGAGTGGCTCGACTTCAACCTGCCTCTTCCCGTCCTCCAGCAGCGCCGCGCCAGCCACCCCGCCGACGATCCCCTCCTCCACATCGGCATGCTCAAAGCCTTCATGGACGGCTCACTCGGCTCCCGTACCGCCGCCCTTGAAGAGCCGTACGCCGACGAGCCCGGCAACTCCGGCATCCCGCGCTACGATGAGGACAAGCTCAACCTGATGGCCACTGAGCGTGCCGCCGCAGGCTTTCAACTCGGCTTCCACGCCATCGGTGACCGCGCCAACGAGATCGCCCTCAACGCCTTTTCCGCCGCCGAGCAGACCGCCGTTCCCGCCAACCACCCCACGCCGCCCAACCATCCCGACGCCGCTGTCGTTCAGGCAGACTCGCGCGATTACACCGTCGCCGACCTCCGCCTCCGTATCGAGCACGCGCAAGTCCTCCGCCCCGAAGACTTCGACCGCTTCGCTCGCCTGGGCATTATCGCTTCCATGCAGCCCAGCCATCTCCTCACCGACATGGCGTGGGCCACCGCCCGTCTCGGGCCCGAGCGCGCAAAATCCGCCTACGCCTGGCACTCCTTCCTCGATCACGGCGTCACCCTCGCCTTCGGAACCGACTACCCAGTCGAATCCATCAACCCCTTCCGCGGCCTCTACGCCGCCACCACCCGCCAGAACGAGGCCGGTACCCAGACCTTCCAGCCGCAGGAGAAGATCTCCATCCAGGAAGCCCTATACGCCTACACACAAGCCTCCGCCTATGCAGAGTTCCGCGACCACCAGCTAGGCCGTCTCGAACCCGGCTATCTTGCCGACTTCGTTGTGCTCGACCATGACCCCACCACCGCCTCCCCGCACCAGATCCTCTACACCAGGGTCATCCAAACCATCGTCAATGGTGAGAATGTCTACACCGCACCCTCTGCAGGATCAGGATCAGCCCACTAGATGCGGCCCAGCACCCTCGCCCATCTGCTCCTCATCGCCGTGGTCGCGGTATGGGGAGCCACGTTCGTCCTCGTTAAAGACGCATTCCGCGACATCTCGCCGCTCCTCTTCAACCTGCTCCGCATGGCCTTGGCATTCCTTGCCCTTGCCCTCATCAACCGCCGCGAGTTGCGCACCCTCACCCGCAAGTCCATCCTCTCCGGCCTCTTCGTTGGAGCCTTCCTCGGAGCGGGCTATCAGTTCCAGACCGCTGGCCTCGCCCGCACCACCCCCGCCAAAGCCGCATTCATTACCGGCCTCATCGTCGTCTTCGTTCCCCTCTTCACCATCATCCCCCGGCTTCGTCCAAAGGGGGCCAACGCCCCCGGGCTCGCCACGATCGCCGGAGCCCTGTTCGCCTTTTCAGGCCTCCTCCTCCTCACCACCCCTGCCGGAACCGCACTCGCCCACATCTTCGCCACCATCGGCCTCGGCGACCTCCTCGTCCTTCTTTGCGCGCTCGCCTTCGCCGCCCACCTTCTTGCGCTCGCGCGCGCCTCCCTCCACCTCTCCGCGGGCCTGCTCGCCACCCTCCAGATCGGAGCCGCAACCCTCCTTATGGCCGTCACCCTACCCTTCGACGGCCGACCGGTCCTTCACCTCACCGGAAGACTCGTCTTTGCGCTTGCCATCACCAGCCTGTTCGCTACTGCCGCCGCCTTCACGATCCAGAGCTACGCCCAGCAGCACCTCTCTCCTTCCCACACCGCCCTCATCCTCACCCTGGAACCCGTCTTCGCCTGGCTCACCTCCATCCTCATCCTGCACGAGCACCTCGGACCTCGCGCCCTCACCGGAGCGCTCCTGATCCTCATCGGCATCGCCATCATCGAATTGCTCCCCAACCGCTCCGCTCCCACACCTATCCCGGCTTAACCCTGTGCATTTCGGCCGGAAATCCTTTGATAAGCTGACACTTTTCCATTCGAAGCACGTCTAACTAATTATTTAGTGCCAAGAGCCAC
This genomic window contains:
- a CDS encoding thioredoxin domain-containing protein; its protein translation is MSNSHDTTNLNALSTAASAYLRSAMHQPVRWQEWGDAAFEQAIREDKPILLDIGAVWCHWCHVMDRESYENADIAEVINKFFVAVKVDRDERPDVDTRYQAAVSSISGQGGWPLTAFLTPDGLPFFGGTYFPPDDRHGRPGFRRVLFTMAEAFEKKRDEVNESAGSVMSAIEQNESFSGRAENPGPELVAKLVASALQQFDPRNGGFGSQPKFPHSGAVDLLLDVASRPGEIAETAQRAALVTLEKMSRGGIYDQLAGGFHRYSVDEHWVVPHFEKMAYDNSELLKNYVHAYQTFVEPESARVAREIVRWVDELLSDRERGGFYASQDADLSLDDDGDYFTWTLDEAAAVLTADELAIAGPFYNIREVGDMHHNPAKNVLHITQSLSAIPEAKNRPASYELETAKDLLISARKKLYAARLERKTPYIDKTVYTGWNAMLISAYLAAGRVFELRGATEFALKSLDRVLREAWSAQGELAHVVAYGEGTEPGTRVAGVLEDYVFLGNAALDAWEATGEIRYYDASAAIAESAVSRFYDPVGGAFFDTEAIADGELRRGALATRRKPLQDSPTPAGNSIGATLLLRLYALNGKATYADMATNTLESFAGVVEHFGLYAASYGLALQRMVTPPVQVCIIGEDHHARLLEAVALARFAVNKSVIRFSREQLAALPPALAETLPFLPEQERSFAVVCSGNTCQPPVTDVDALVAILSRAV
- a CDS encoding TolC family protein, which gives rise to MQAVACIALTLMSATQQGLAQQTQTSPTAPAAPQQVVNDTTGQPGLPQAPQAKLTEPLYLRDTGKDYTRGRGNFFKNPLLRYAANDFILPRLTNTPRLDGLLRDGKIYLSLSDAILLALENNFDIAIARINLDIADTDILRTKAGQTFRGVSTGIVAGTLGGSTTTITSGGGPGGTSSASGGAGTGANGLVLSTNGGGPVPEVLDPVLTGTASYEAASTVQTTPVLAGLPTGQDTLNNNTSTYDVAYNQGFLTGTQLQVGFNNTRQTTNGGFTSYSPLLQSNFRATATQHLLQGFGPGINGRFILQAKNNRRITDSAFRQQVLYTINQVENIYWGLVSAYEDEQAKERALGQSTQLTADNRKQLEIGTLAPLDVVNSDSSVASDKQALIASKTNLEYQQLIMKQAIARNLNDPQLASAPVVPTDRVGLDRLPEEDMPVDDLVRVAYTNNPQIEQAVLNMKNNEITIKAEKNGLLPIVDAYAFYGASAVGGSPNPNLSTGIFGGSSTPVPSINYGNVFQNLFNSTSPDKGFGVNVTIPIRNRAAQADQARSQMEYRQSQMRLQQLYTQIRIQVINGQYALTNDRAQVMAAQAGQTFANQSLDAEQKKYRLGASTTANVLQQGRNLAIAENTLISATAAYAKDRAALLQLLSNTLEKYSISLQGAATGVVDNAPIVPGLTAPKGPEAPKPISGTPAPVQP
- the truA gene encoding tRNA pseudouridine(38-40) synthase TruA: MILHVSSTVTCFTAEIIMQTWKTILTYDGTPFHGWQIQPELTTVQGTLASAIHHITGESVLPQGSGRTDTGVHALGQVATFTLDCAIPAENLHRALNHALPQSIRVLATEAVASDFHARHSAIGKSYEYRIYPSGIEKGQPGKICSPMLAPYVWDCPLVLNLALLQEAAHHVLGTHDFTSFAAADPDRTTRHAAAAELPVHATNVRTLSCSCWQQSDSLYIYRVTGSGFLHHMVRNLVGTFVDVACGRIAADTIPSILEAQDRSAAGPTAPARGLFLVKVDY
- a CDS encoding M20/M25/M40 family metallo-hydrolase, with translation MPIAFGSAAAQSRIARLAALTPVHRAFHWLHLHQPQLKQWQIEMTAIPAPPFEENIRAAWFLDRFTALGLNHIHTDGIGNALAELPAPDAGESSPCILISAHLDTVFPPGTLCTPTEHEGRLLAPGICDNAAGLTGLLAIAASLRYAKITPPLTILFAANVGEEGQGDLRGMKHLFENGAYKGRIVSAIALEGSGTNAVVTRALGSRRFRLTVVGPGGHSWSDAGTPNPILILGEVLKAFSEVDLPANPRTTLNTGMISGGTSINSIPESASALLDLRSTDPLQLETIEARLRQICGRFDPRKDDTREASATPVTLETIGDRPAGELPDDSPLLQTIRAVDRHLTLRTEPRIGSTDANLPLALGIPAVAIGAGGIGGGIHTLQEWYDPTGREIALRRILLTLLDTAEVASAARR
- a CDS encoding amidohydrolase gives rise to the protein MTPPAARSPSAASFSLSSTLPKSPPPPAADIISARTLGTLHLVNLFRTTLLAASTLATAALPAQTVDTIYFHGTILTGAHLHKDDPSATPPTVTALAIASGKIIATGTDVEILKLKTPQTKLIDLQNAFAMPGFNDAHTHIANAGQQKLSADLIGTTSLADMQARIKAYAATTKPGTWLRGGGWDHTLWASKTLPTRADLDAVTAGHPAVFYRVDGHIVIANTAALAAASIIPSTPDPEGGKIDRDGEGTPTGIVREIPAITLIERKIPPLDNDTRRRALQLSIADALAHGVTSVQDFSEWDDFLVLEELEHAGKLKLRVSEWLDFNLPLPVLQQRRASHPADDPLLHIGMLKAFMDGSLGSRTAALEEPYADEPGNSGIPRYDEDKLNLMATERAAAGFQLGFHAIGDRANEIALNAFSAAEQTAVPANHPTPPNHPDAAVVQADSRDYTVADLRLRIEHAQVLRPEDFDRFARLGIIASMQPSHLLTDMAWATARLGPERAKSAYAWHSFLDHGVTLAFGTDYPVESINPFRGLYAATTRQNEAGTQTFQPQEKISIQEALYAYTQASAYAEFRDHQLGRLEPGYLADFVVLDHDPTTASPHQILYTRVIQTIVNGENVYTAPSAGSGSAH
- a CDS encoding DMT family transporter, with amino-acid sequence MRPSTLAHLLLIAVVAVWGATFVLVKDAFRDISPLLFNLLRMALAFLALALINRRELRTLTRKSILSGLFVGAFLGAGYQFQTAGLARTTPAKAAFITGLIVVFVPLFTIIPRLRPKGANAPGLATIAGALFAFSGLLLLTTPAGTALAHIFATIGLGDLLVLLCALAFAAHLLALARASLHLSAGLLATLQIGAATLLMAVTLPFDGRPVLHLTGRLVFALAITSLFATAAAFTIQSYAQQHLSPSHTALILTLEPVFAWLTSILILHEHLGPRALTGALLILIGIAIIELLPNRSAPTPIPA